One window of Nicotiana tomentosiformis chromosome 11, ASM39032v3, whole genome shotgun sequence genomic DNA carries:
- the LOC104108194 gene encoding uncharacterized protein: MAYVDHAFSISDEDMMMDGSHADSNRGPIKEIALAVSLLVFGTLGIVLGIFMAINKVGGDTAHGLFFAILGGVLFIPGFYYTRIAYYAYKGYKGFSFSNIPPV; the protein is encoded by the exons ATGGCGTACGTGGATCATGCTTTCTCGATTTCAGACGAGGATATGATGATGGACGGTTCTCACGCCGACAGCAATCGCGGACCCATCAAAGAGATCGCTCTTGCCGTTTCTCTCCTTGTCTTTGGTACCCTTGGTATTGTTCTTGGTATTTTCATGGCCATCAATAAGGTTGGAGGCGATACTGCTCATG GGCTGTTTTTTGCTATACTAGGGGGAGTTCTGTTTATACCAGGGTTCTACTATACGCGGATTGCATACTATGCTTACAAGGGTTATAAAGGTTTCTCTTTCTCCAATATACCTCCCGTGTAG